In the genome of Rhodoplanes sp. Z2-YC6860, one region contains:
- a CDS encoding acyltransferase family protein, which translates to MSAPNTKITTLEACRGFAAVLVVLYHASGTMFEVYFGYPAVGWFRFGHAGVDFFFVLSGFIIYYVHADDCGWPDRLRSYAYRRIVRIYPIYWAVTIAMVAASFVVSSIAALPAMAPNRLLLSFLLLPQSGVPLVSVAWSLQHEVLFYVLFGIAIANRTAGILAFAVWACFIAYCIFDKPQTPLLLFIGRDFNILFFVGMAAAMIVRTGRISCPRVVLAIGAIVFFTGGILENGGLDLRELLGRVVYGTGAALMVLGLVEGERSADWKTPKLLLWIGAASYSIYLIHLNVLVVVEKAGGALDLGVALPGLVVLSGVVVAAVVAGLICYILLERPLLATLRQWNPPRSETSAPAAGPSAS; encoded by the coding sequence ATGTCTGCGCCCAATACCAAGATTACGACACTCGAGGCCTGCCGCGGTTTTGCCGCCGTTCTGGTGGTGCTGTATCACGCGAGCGGCACCATGTTCGAAGTCTACTTCGGATATCCCGCCGTCGGCTGGTTTCGCTTCGGTCATGCTGGCGTCGATTTCTTCTTCGTGTTGTCCGGCTTCATTATTTACTATGTGCACGCCGACGACTGCGGATGGCCCGACCGCCTTCGCAGCTACGCGTACCGCCGGATCGTGCGCATCTACCCAATCTACTGGGCGGTGACGATAGCGATGGTCGCGGCGTCCTTTGTTGTGTCGTCGATAGCAGCTTTGCCGGCGATGGCGCCGAACCGCTTGCTTTTGTCATTCCTGCTCCTCCCGCAATCCGGCGTTCCTCTGGTCAGTGTCGCCTGGAGCCTTCAGCATGAGGTGCTGTTTTATGTGTTGTTCGGTATCGCGATCGCGAACCGGACGGCCGGCATTTTAGCCTTTGCGGTTTGGGCGTGCTTCATCGCATATTGCATCTTCGATAAACCGCAGACTCCACTGCTCCTGTTTATTGGCCGCGACTTCAACATCCTGTTCTTTGTTGGAATGGCCGCAGCCATGATCGTCCGGACAGGGCGCATTTCTTGTCCTCGGGTGGTGCTGGCGATCGGCGCCATCGTGTTTTTCACTGGAGGCATCTTGGAGAATGGAGGACTTGATCTCAGGGAATTGCTGGGCCGCGTCGTTTACGGCACGGGAGCGGCGCTGATGGTCCTGGGGCTGGTCGAAGGCGAGCGTAGCGCCGACTGGAAGACGCCGAAGCTGCTGCTATGGATCGGTGCTGCTTCGTACTCGATCTATCTGATCCATCTCAACGTCTTGGTCGTGGTAGAAAAGGCCGGCGGCGCGCTGGATCTCGGTGTGGCGTTGCCGGGACTCGTCGTCCTCTCCGGAGTCGTTGTGGCCGCGGTTGTGGCCGGTCTGATCTGTTACATCCTGCTGGAGCGTCCATTGCTCGCGACACTGCGCCAATGGAATCCGCCACGGTCAGAAACGTCCGCGCCGGCTGCGGGCCCTTCGGCTTCCTGA
- a CDS encoding glycosyltransferase family 9 protein, with amino-acid sequence MGYGGDLIWSGVFRALHAHDKRPVIVANTPKLSDLLVGCMHDRSADISDRTIFLGNPHVSFLPAKAKGRLTRTLDLAFAGFLKVTGIRKTYERAIFALAERFRKPDTSRLVHVDMLIHSYAAEEFKTHFVWKQGGHAIETTLLGFGIRPDSFRPELYLDEKEQRHAAEVLADAGVTGPFVVCEPDSNPEWFGELRSWPRERWVELAQRLRNARPDITIVQVGVPGTPAMPDVVDIRGRTTFREAAALMARSALFIGTEGGLMHAARAVDARALILWGGVTLPEFAGYPASHRIICHRVACAPCGQFGWCDKGHVCMRGISVEEVLAAALECLASSR; translated from the coding sequence ATGGGTTACGGCGGGGATCTGATCTGGAGCGGTGTATTTCGTGCGCTGCACGCCCATGACAAGCGCCCGGTGATCGTCGCGAACACGCCGAAACTGTCCGATCTGCTGGTCGGTTGCATGCATGACCGGAGTGCGGACATTTCGGACCGGACGATTTTTCTCGGCAATCCGCACGTGTCGTTCCTGCCGGCCAAGGCGAAAGGCCGACTCACGCGGACGCTGGATTTGGCGTTCGCGGGCTTCCTGAAAGTCACGGGCATCCGCAAAACGTATGAACGCGCGATCTTTGCGCTCGCCGAACGCTTCAGAAAGCCGGATACCAGCCGGCTGGTGCACGTGGATATGTTGATCCACAGCTACGCCGCCGAAGAGTTCAAGACGCACTTCGTGTGGAAGCAGGGCGGACACGCGATCGAAACCACCTTGCTTGGCTTCGGCATCAGGCCTGATTCATTCCGCCCCGAACTCTATCTCGACGAGAAAGAGCAGCGCCACGCGGCTGAAGTGTTGGCCGATGCAGGTGTCACAGGTCCCTTTGTCGTTTGTGAACCGGATTCCAATCCCGAATGGTTCGGCGAGCTGCGCTCATGGCCGCGGGAACGGTGGGTTGAACTGGCCCAACGCCTGCGCAACGCAAGACCGGACATCACCATCGTTCAAGTCGGTGTCCCCGGCACGCCAGCCATGCCGGATGTCGTCGATATCCGCGGCCGGACCACATTCCGTGAGGCTGCGGCGCTCATGGCGCGTAGCGCGCTCTTTATCGGCACCGAAGGCGGCTTGATGCACGCGGCGCGCGCGGTGGATGCCAGAGCGCTGATCCTCTGGGGCGGCGTCACGCTTCCGGAGTTTGCGGGCTATCCGGCCAGCCATCGTATCATCTGCCATCGCGTGGCATGCGCCCCATGCGGCCAATTCGGCTGGTGCGACAAGGGCCACGTTTGCATGCGCGGCATCTCGGTCGAAGAGGTGCTGGCGGCCGCACTGGAATGCCTTGCCTCCTCACGTTGA
- a CDS encoding glycosyltransferase, with amino-acid sequence MKVSINQRPYAGPWGGGNRFIAALCSALKESRHSVVHSLKDRDIDVILIVDPRTRSPNVTFGAGAVLRYLTLRNPSAFVVHRINECDERKGEPFINHKLVRANYVADATVFVGEWLTKLPVWQRHLRSPWFVVRNGSDRAVFNANGFRPWSGQGPIKLVTHHWGYHPLKGFDIYRALDELVGRPEWRDRVAFTYVGQLPKGFRFQNARYVEPLDGEVLAAELRSHHAYLTASVNEPGGNHQNEGALCGLPLLYRDSGCMPEYCEGFGVSFSGWDGFIPALMRLQSDYFALAERMPSFPHTAERMTREWLALLTSLVKERAAIAGHRQLLRDPWAALATQIPL; translated from the coding sequence GTGAAGGTTTCGATCAATCAGCGTCCCTATGCCGGTCCGTGGGGGGGCGGCAATCGCTTCATCGCGGCGCTGTGCAGCGCGCTGAAGGAAAGCCGCCATTCGGTGGTGCATTCGCTGAAGGATCGCGACATCGACGTCATTCTCATTGTCGATCCGCGCACCCGTTCCCCCAACGTCACCTTCGGCGCGGGCGCGGTGCTCCGCTATCTCACGCTGCGCAATCCTTCTGCCTTCGTCGTTCATCGCATCAACGAATGCGATGAACGCAAAGGCGAGCCGTTCATCAACCACAAGCTGGTGCGGGCGAATTATGTGGCCGACGCCACGGTGTTCGTCGGCGAATGGCTGACCAAGCTGCCGGTGTGGCAGAGGCATCTTCGCTCACCATGGTTCGTCGTCCGCAATGGCTCGGATCGCGCGGTGTTCAATGCGAACGGCTTCCGGCCCTGGAGCGGGCAGGGGCCGATCAAGCTTGTGACTCATCATTGGGGCTATCACCCGCTGAAAGGCTTCGACATCTACCGCGCGCTCGATGAGCTGGTCGGGCGGCCGGAGTGGCGTGATCGCGTTGCCTTCACGTATGTGGGCCAACTGCCCAAGGGCTTCAGGTTTCAGAATGCCCGCTATGTCGAGCCGCTCGATGGCGAAGTGCTGGCTGCTGAACTGCGCTCGCACCACGCCTATCTCACGGCCTCGGTCAATGAGCCCGGCGGCAATCACCAGAACGAGGGCGCGCTGTGCGGCTTGCCGCTGCTTTATCGGGATTCGGGTTGCATGCCGGAATACTGCGAGGGCTTCGGCGTTTCGTTCTCGGGCTGGGATGGCTTCATTCCGGCGCTGATGCGGCTTCAGTCCGATTATTTCGCACTGGCCGAGCGCATGCCGAGCTTCCCTCACACCGCCGAACGCATGACACGCGAATGGCTCGCGCTTCTGACCTCATTGGTCAAGGAGCGTGCCGCAATCGCCGGTCATCGTCAGCTGCTGCGCGATCCGTGGGCCGCGCTCGCCACGCAGATTCCGCTCTGA
- a CDS encoding glycosyltransferase family 4 protein: protein MNAITGSSLSGNADVAVFAKGGRDIRYEKLKRGEEAPREFFYGFLDLDRAGISAAMMSSAGAVPGLLGGAADIAERAFIAATNFGVRPLSSRLRAPSFRNSKVVISYTDGFSLSLGLGLPRKRGRPIMMGGFHALSDLDQRVPPWARSSVQGLIRRALRSLDHVFCFGAADREFAMERYGLEAERSSVVPFGIDTDFWRPMPEEPQEDFVIAVGQDPNRDYDLLAAAPGSHRTIIITRRPVKIPASARHITVTAGDFFGSDSISDQDLRKLYNRARAVIVPLKDVYQPTGYSVTLQAMSCGRPVILSDIRGLWTGIRGGDHCVLVPPGDARKLGEAIDRVWTDRDFARRVGESARAKVLAEYQLEKNGEGAIALARRGLALWAGRQGL from the coding sequence ATGAACGCCATCACCGGATCGTCGCTCTCGGGCAACGCCGATGTTGCCGTGTTTGCCAAAGGCGGACGCGACATCCGCTACGAGAAGCTCAAGCGCGGCGAGGAAGCGCCGCGCGAATTCTTCTATGGCTTCCTGGATCTCGACCGGGCCGGCATCTCGGCCGCAATGATGTCGAGCGCGGGCGCGGTGCCGGGCCTGCTCGGCGGCGCAGCCGACATCGCCGAGCGCGCGTTCATCGCCGCGACCAATTTCGGGGTGCGGCCGCTGTCGAGCCGGCTGCGCGCGCCGTCGTTCCGCAACTCCAAGGTCGTCATCAGCTACACCGACGGATTCTCCTTGAGCCTCGGGCTTGGACTGCCCCGCAAGCGCGGCCGTCCGATCATGATGGGCGGCTTTCATGCGCTGTCCGATCTTGATCAACGCGTGCCGCCATGGGCTCGCTCATCGGTCCAAGGGCTCATCCGGCGGGCCCTGCGAAGCCTCGATCATGTGTTCTGCTTCGGTGCGGCCGATCGCGAATTTGCCATGGAGCGCTACGGTCTCGAAGCCGAGCGCTCGTCGGTCGTTCCGTTCGGCATCGACACCGACTTCTGGCGTCCGATGCCCGAGGAGCCGCAGGAGGATTTCGTCATCGCGGTGGGGCAGGACCCGAACCGCGACTACGATCTCCTGGCAGCCGCGCCTGGCAGTCACCGCACCATCATCATCACGCGGCGGCCCGTCAAAATCCCGGCGAGCGCACGGCACATCACGGTCACGGCCGGTGACTTTTTCGGCTCCGATTCGATCAGTGATCAGGATCTGCGCAAGCTCTACAACCGCGCGCGCGCCGTGATCGTGCCGCTGAAGGACGTCTATCAGCCGACGGGCTACAGCGTCACCCTGCAGGCCATGAGCTGCGGCCGGCCGGTGATCCTGTCCGACATTCGCGGGCTGTGGACCGGCATACGCGGCGGCGATCACTGCGTGCTGGTGCCGCCGGGCGATGCCCGGAAGCTCGGCGAGGCGATCGACCGCGTCTGGACCGATCGGGATTTCGCCAGGCGCGTGGGTGAATCCGCCCGCGCCAAGGTGCTGGCTGAATATCAGTTGGAGAAGAACGGTGAGGGCGCCATCGCGCTGGCGCGCCGCGGACTGGCGCTCTGGGCCGGGCGCCAAGGCCTGTGA
- a CDS encoding NAD-dependent epimerase/dehydratase family protein, with protein MNLANRRVVVTGGAGLIGSFLAERLVAAGAQVIVADDFSKGRRDYLAKIADRIEIREGDLEEQPAMERALANAEVVLHLASRAFGVGYSAGNHLSILDHNERITGNLIRVLARKPAAWLLVASSSCVYPDDGPDTITELPLFSGEPEMANWGYGWAKRMLEQKALMLAKEIGMPLTVVRPFNIYGERYTWSGDASQAIPMQVKKVMDGDNPVVIWGSGTQRRNYLHAVDCADAMAGLVEAGFKGVVNIGTEETVTLRELAETICRVAGRHPHLIADASKPEGRRIKSADSTLLRKSYPGFRRTVSLEQGIVRMIEWYAGNFGGKVA; from the coding sequence ATGAATCTCGCAAATCGTCGCGTCGTCGTGACCGGAGGCGCGGGCCTGATCGGCTCTTTCCTGGCCGAGCGTCTCGTTGCGGCCGGCGCCCAAGTCATCGTCGCGGACGATTTCTCGAAAGGGCGGCGCGACTATCTGGCCAAGATCGCCGATCGGATCGAAATCCGCGAAGGCGATCTCGAAGAGCAGCCGGCGATGGAGCGTGCCCTGGCGAATGCCGAGGTGGTGCTCCATCTGGCGAGCCGCGCCTTCGGCGTCGGCTATTCGGCCGGCAACCACCTAAGCATCCTCGATCACAACGAACGCATCACCGGCAATCTCATCCGTGTGTTGGCGCGGAAGCCTGCCGCCTGGCTGCTCGTCGCCTCATCGTCCTGCGTTTATCCGGACGATGGTCCGGACACCATCACCGAGTTGCCCTTGTTCTCCGGCGAACCCGAGATGGCGAACTGGGGCTATGGCTGGGCCAAGCGCATGCTCGAGCAGAAGGCGCTGATGCTTGCCAAAGAGATCGGCATGCCGCTGACTGTTGTAAGGCCATTCAACATTTACGGCGAACGCTACACATGGTCGGGCGATGCCAGCCAGGCGATCCCGATGCAAGTGAAGAAGGTGATGGACGGCGACAACCCTGTGGTGATCTGGGGATCGGGCACGCAACGGCGCAACTATCTGCATGCGGTCGATTGCGCGGACGCGATGGCGGGGCTGGTCGAGGCGGGCTTCAAAGGCGTCGTCAACATCGGCACCGAGGAGACCGTCACTCTGCGGGAGCTCGCGGAGACGATCTGCCGTGTCGCCGGACGTCATCCGCACCTCATCGCCGATGCGTCGAAGCCAGAGGGGCGCCGCATCAAAAGCGCGGACTCGACGCTGCTTCGCAAGAGCTATCCCGGCTTTCGCCGGACCGTCAGCCTCGAGCAAGGCATCGTGCGAATGATCGAGTGGTACGCCGGCAACTTCGGCGGCAAGGTCGCATGA
- a CDS encoding acylneuraminate cytidylyltransferase family protein, producing MIAGRTVLAVVPARGGSKGIPLKNLREVGGRSLVARVGDIVKQVPEIDRAVVSTDHAEIAEAAKAAGLDAPFMRPESISGDRIGDYDVLWHALQATEAVDGRRYDVVVMLQPTSPLRTPAHVSSTIRMMAEGGWDSVWTVSATDSKAHPLKQLTVADGKLGYYDPNGGAIIARQQLKPVYHRNGIAYAMTRECLADQGSIMGRKAGALVIDGEHVSIDTEWDIELVEWVLSREKLQT from the coding sequence ATGATCGCCGGCCGTACGGTTCTTGCCGTGGTGCCGGCGCGCGGCGGCTCCAAGGGCATTCCGCTCAAGAATTTGCGCGAGGTTGGCGGCCGCTCGCTGGTCGCTCGCGTCGGCGATATCGTCAAACAGGTGCCGGAAATCGACCGCGCCGTGGTGTCGACCGACCATGCCGAGATCGCCGAGGCCGCCAAGGCCGCAGGGCTCGATGCACCGTTCATGCGGCCTGAGTCGATTTCCGGCGACCGCATCGGCGACTACGACGTGCTGTGGCACGCCCTGCAGGCGACCGAAGCCGTCGATGGCCGCCGCTACGACGTGGTCGTGATGCTGCAACCGACATCGCCGCTGCGCACGCCGGCGCATGTCTCTTCGACCATCCGGATGATGGCGGAGGGCGGCTGGGATTCGGTCTGGACGGTTTCGGCGACGGATTCCAAGGCGCATCCGTTGAAGCAGCTGACCGTCGCGGACGGCAAGCTTGGCTACTACGATCCGAACGGCGGCGCGATCATCGCGCGCCAGCAGTTGAAGCCGGTCTATCACCGCAACGGCATCGCCTATGCGATGACGCGCGAGTGCCTGGCGGATCAGGGCTCGATCATGGGCCGCAAGGCCGGTGCGCTGGTCATCGACGGCGAGCATGTGTCGATCGACACCGAGTGGGACATCGAACTGGTCGAGTGGGTTTTGTCGCGCGAAAAACTGCAAACATGA
- a CDS encoding HAD family hydrolase, producing the protein MSCMHDAVAGMTGGREALQKALQLGGDRYRLFAVVARQLDPDGDQLDIEKRGYQLAMDYGRRCARAIAAAPERRGARSALAASKRRGLKLYINSATPRRDILGLLRARGIAGHLDGTLGAPTSKTDNLRRLMRSERLSARQVVVVGDSMDDLVSARTVGAWFVAVTVEPRIRERVAYGIKDLNLLLPLLDRLARRPLARVRQ; encoded by the coding sequence GTGTCGTGCATGCACGACGCCGTCGCTGGCATGACCGGCGGCCGCGAGGCTTTGCAAAAGGCGTTGCAGTTGGGCGGCGACCGCTATCGGTTGTTCGCCGTGGTGGCGCGGCAACTCGATCCGGACGGCGATCAATTGGACATCGAGAAGCGTGGCTATCAGCTCGCGATGGACTATGGGCGGCGTTGTGCGCGGGCGATTGCGGCGGCGCCGGAACGGCGCGGCGCGAGATCGGCATTGGCCGCGTCGAAGCGGCGGGGATTGAAGCTCTACATCAATTCCGCGACGCCGCGCCGCGACATCCTGGGGCTCCTTCGGGCGCGCGGGATCGCCGGCCATCTGGACGGGACGCTCGGGGCTCCGACTTCGAAAACGGATAACCTCAGAAGGCTGATGAGGTCGGAGCGTCTGTCGGCGCGGCAGGTGGTCGTCGTCGGCGACAGCATGGACGATCTCGTTTCGGCGCGCACCGTGGGAGCCTGGTTTGTCGCCGTGACCGTCGAGCCGCGCATCCGCGAGCGTGTCGCGTATGGCATCAAGGATCTGAATCTGCTGCTGCCGTTGTTGGACCGGCTGGCGCGACGTCCTCTTGCCCGGGTGCGTCAATGA
- a CDS encoding N-acetylneuraminate synthase family protein translates to MTEAIGHFDFRNLFVLDMANNHQGSVEHGLKIIDGCADAVAKHGVRAAIKFQFRNLDTFVHVDHMTGTSSNKHVPRFLSTRLSWAQFGELLTAVRRRGLISMCTPFDEASVDRIAEMGFDVIKVASCSARDWPLLERVAATGLPVIASTGGLLQEQVDDLVSFLQHRGCDFALMHCVSIYPTPDAACHLGNIANFRERYPGRVIGWSTHENPADMVQVGLASALGAQMFERHVGVATDTVKLNAYSATPEQVDQWFASWKRTQVLIGSRPRLPALPEERAAIDDLKRGVYARGPIEAGTVLTRDLVYFAFPCAPGALESGRWKDGIVAKTNIAADALVPETEVDIPGDADEKIIKDAVHEVKALLNFAKVPLNNEFTVEYSHHYGVRNFRKIGAVLINIINRSYCKKVLVQLAGQLHPFHFHKLKEETFLVLWGELHVEADGRYKKLERGDTLLVLPGVWHRFWTETGCVFEEISTTAFADDSVYRDEAINKLSSAQRKTNVDHWGRFQLKDQLRAAQVPSQ, encoded by the coding sequence ATGACGGAAGCCATCGGACATTTCGACTTTCGGAATCTCTTTGTCCTCGACATGGCCAACAACCATCAGGGCAGTGTCGAGCACGGCTTGAAGATCATTGACGGCTGTGCCGACGCCGTGGCGAAACACGGTGTGCGCGCCGCGATCAAATTCCAGTTCCGCAATCTCGATACGTTCGTTCACGTCGACCACATGACGGGAACGAGCAGCAACAAGCACGTGCCGCGCTTCCTCTCGACGCGGCTGTCCTGGGCGCAGTTCGGCGAGCTCCTGACCGCCGTGCGCCGGCGCGGACTGATTTCGATGTGCACGCCGTTCGACGAGGCGTCGGTCGACCGCATCGCCGAGATGGGCTTCGATGTGATCAAGGTTGCGAGCTGCTCGGCGCGCGACTGGCCGCTGCTGGAGCGCGTCGCGGCCACAGGGCTTCCGGTCATTGCTTCGACCGGGGGGCTTCTTCAGGAGCAGGTCGACGATCTGGTGAGCTTCCTTCAGCATCGCGGCTGCGACTTCGCGCTGATGCATTGCGTGTCGATCTATCCGACGCCGGACGCTGCCTGCCATCTCGGCAACATCGCCAATTTCCGTGAGCGCTATCCTGGCCGCGTGATCGGCTGGTCGACTCACGAGAATCCCGCCGATATGGTGCAGGTTGGCCTCGCGTCTGCGCTCGGCGCGCAGATGTTCGAGCGCCACGTTGGCGTTGCGACAGACACCGTCAAGCTGAATGCCTATTCGGCAACGCCCGAGCAGGTCGATCAATGGTTCGCGAGCTGGAAGCGGACGCAGGTGCTGATCGGCTCGCGGCCGCGCCTGCCGGCGCTGCCGGAGGAGCGAGCCGCGATCGACGATCTGAAGCGCGGCGTCTATGCGCGCGGCCCGATCGAGGCCGGCACGGTGCTGACGCGCGATCTCGTCTATTTTGCGTTCCCTTGTGCGCCCGGCGCGCTGGAGAGCGGCAGATGGAAGGACGGCATCGTCGCGAAGACCAACATCGCAGCCGATGCGCTGGTGCCGGAAACCGAGGTCGATATTCCGGGCGATGCCGACGAGAAGATCATCAAGGACGCCGTGCACGAGGTGAAGGCGCTGTTGAATTTCGCCAAGGTGCCGCTGAACAACGAGTTCACGGTCGAATATTCGCACCACTACGGCGTCCGCAACTTCCGCAAGATCGGCGCGGTGCTGATCAATATCATCAACCGCTCCTACTGCAAGAAGGTGCTGGTTCAGCTCGCCGGACAGTTGCATCCCTTTCACTTCCACAAGCTCAAGGAAGAGACGTTCCTGGTGCTGTGGGGCGAACTGCATGTCGAGGCCGACGGCCGCTACAAGAAGCTCGAGCGCGGCGACACGCTGCTCGTGCTGCCCGGCGTCTGGCACCGCTTCTGGACCGAGACCGGATGCGTGTTCGAGGAAATCTCGACCACGGCATTCGCCGATGACTCGGTCTATCGCGACGAAGCCATCAACAAGCTGTCATCCGCGCAGCGCAAGACCAACGTCGACCACTGGGGGCGCTTTCAGCTGAAGGATCAGCTGCGCGCCGCTCAGGTGCCGAGCCAGTAG
- a CDS encoding Gfo/Idh/MocA family protein, whose product MKVKVIGAGSIGNHLSNASRRLGWSVDLCDTDPKALARARDEIYPQRYGAWDPAISLFEARDVPKGGYDLIIVGTPPDSHIKLALAAVEEKPKAVLVEKPLCGPALEGAQQLHDLAHAKGVAMFVGYDHVVGRAAGAAGALIGKGGLGAISTIDVEFREHWGGIFAAHPWLAGPWETYLGFWKRGGGASGEHSHAINLWQHFAHLAGAGKIVEVQAMLDFVRDEKVDYDRLCVMNLRTEKGLVGRCVQDVVTRPARKWARLQGAEGYAEWWCGREPGVDVVLSAVSGGDVAEQKISKTRPDDFIEELKHLDAALKNDSAASPIALARGLDTMLVVAAAHRSAETGRRVRIDYARGYTPDALVTA is encoded by the coding sequence ATGAAAGTCAAAGTCATCGGCGCCGGCTCGATCGGCAATCATCTCTCGAATGCGTCCCGCAGGCTCGGTTGGAGCGTCGATCTTTGCGATACCGATCCCAAGGCGCTGGCGCGGGCGCGCGACGAGATCTATCCGCAGCGCTATGGCGCGTGGGATCCGGCGATCTCTCTGTTCGAAGCGCGCGACGTGCCGAAGGGCGGCTACGATCTCATCATCGTCGGAACGCCGCCTGACAGCCATATCAAACTCGCGTTGGCAGCGGTCGAGGAGAAGCCCAAGGCGGTGCTGGTCGAGAAGCCGTTGTGCGGTCCGGCGCTCGAGGGCGCGCAGCAGCTCCATGATCTGGCCCACGCTAAGGGCGTAGCGATGTTCGTCGGCTACGACCACGTGGTCGGACGCGCGGCCGGCGCCGCGGGCGCGCTGATCGGGAAGGGCGGGCTTGGTGCGATCTCGACCATCGACGTGGAGTTCCGCGAACACTGGGGCGGCATCTTCGCCGCGCATCCGTGGCTCGCCGGCCCCTGGGAAACCTATCTAGGATTCTGGAAGCGCGGCGGCGGCGCTTCCGGCGAACATTCGCACGCGATAAACTTGTGGCAGCATTTCGCGCATCTGGCCGGCGCGGGAAAGATCGTCGAAGTGCAGGCGATGCTGGACTTCGTTCGCGATGAGAAAGTCGACTACGATCGGCTCTGCGTGATGAACCTTCGCACCGAGAAGGGCCTCGTCGGGCGCTGCGTGCAGGACGTGGTGACGCGTCCGGCGCGCAAATGGGCGCGGCTTCAAGGCGCTGAAGGCTATGCCGAATGGTGGTGCGGCCGCGAGCCCGGCGTCGATGTCGTGCTTTCGGCGGTCTCGGGCGGCGATGTCGCCGAGCAGAAGATATCGAAGACACGCCCGGACGACTTCATCGAGGAACTCAAGCATCTCGATGCCGCCCTCAAGAATGATTCGGCGGCGTCGCCGATCGCGCTGGCACGCGGCCTCGATACCATGCTGGTGGTGGCGGCCGCGCATCGTTCGGCCGAAACCGGCCGACGCGTTCGCATCGACTATGCGCGCGGCTATACGCCGGACGCGCTGGTGACGGCCTAA